The following are encoded together in the Bacteroidota bacterium genome:
- a CDS encoding TerC family protein, protein MFSQEVIFFGLFLVGILTILLFDLGVFTKTNHIVTFKEATIWTTIWVSLSIGFYFFILLKGELIHGIENIDDIREKIALFKHPILISDDFESSIKIYRKNLSLEYITGYLIEYALSVDNIFVIIMILISFNVQEKYYKKVLFWGILGAIIMRFIFIFLSAALIQKFGWVLYIFGGLLIFTGIRMFLTRNEEEKINTADHPIVKFASKFF, encoded by the coding sequence ATGTTTTCACAAGAAGTCATTTTTTTTGGTTTATTTTTAGTTGGAATACTGACAATCCTTCTTTTCGACCTAGGGGTTTTTACAAAAACAAACCATATTGTCACTTTCAAGGAAGCTACTATTTGGACAACCATATGGGTTTCTTTAAGCATCGGATTTTATTTCTTTATTCTGTTAAAGGGAGAGCTTATTCATGGTATCGAAAACATAGATGATATTAGAGAGAAAATAGCTCTTTTTAAACACCCTATTTTAATTAGTGATGATTTTGAAAGCAGTATCAAAATTTATCGAAAAAACCTTTCACTGGAATACATTACAGGTTATTTAATTGAATACGCACTTTCGGTTGATAACATTTTCGTTATTATTATGATATTAATTTCCTTTAATGTTCAGGAAAAGTATTATAAAAAAGTACTTTTCTGGGGTATTTTAGGTGCTATCATCATGCGTTTTATTTTCATATTTCTGAGTGCAGCTTTAATCCAAAAGTTTGGTTGGGTCCTTTATATTTTTGGTGGCTTACTAATATTTACCGGAATACGCATGTTCCTCACTCGAAATGAGGAGGAAAAAATTAATACAGCTGATCATCCAATTGTAAAATTTGCATCCAAGTTTTTTC